The following are encoded together in the Bactrocera neohumeralis isolate Rockhampton chromosome 6, APGP_CSIRO_Bneo_wtdbg2-racon-allhic-juicebox.fasta_v2, whole genome shotgun sequence genome:
- the LOC126763653 gene encoding osteopetrosis-associated transmembrane protein 1-like, giving the protein MYFPSVSAIIILILTDISRGLAENICQKYLRELAQKQSEFVQCSTLHSVPVSLCVGCEEPFTEMHVAYMTLRQEQNCTDKFFDKDRINIVSTTQSILVGIWRKAYCDDCFTSNNSYVFDLKRTAFDDCITNNKNRECASCLSQYLDLNGFYLGLDKNNKGQVCYDMQDSMNRTREEWSKDLGCCHREFNILLFAVVSCIVGTLPLIFYGTMYAITKRLERNHILIEDTYQNGISTSNNASSSIPNLLDTTTEATRPHVPL; this is encoded by the exons ATGTATTTTCCAAGTGTTTcagcaataataattttaatcttaaCGGATATATCTCGCGGATTGGCAGAAAAT atatgccaaaaatatttgcgaGAGTTAGCCCAAAAACAGAGTGAATTCGTGCAGTGTTCCACACTACATTCGGTGCCAGTCAGCCTTTGTGTGGGATGTGAGGAGCCATTTACTGAGATGCATGTAGCTTACATGACCTTACGTCAGGAGCAGAATTGTACagataaattttttgataaagatCGTATAAATATAGTTTCAACAACACAATCGATACTCGTGGGTATTTGGAGGAAAGCGTATTGTGATG ATTGCTTTACCAGTAATAATTCATACGTATTCGATTTAAAGCGAACTGCTTTTGATGATTGtataacaaacaataaaaatagagaATGTGCGTCGTGCTTATCCCAATACCTAGACTTGAACGGATTTTATCTTGGTTTGGATAAAAATAACAAAGGACAAGTTTGTTATGACATGCAAGACTCG ATGAATCGGACAAGAGAAGAATGGTCTAAAGATCTGGGTTGCTGTCATcgtgaatttaatattttattatttgctgtTGTTAGCTGTATCGTTGGGACGTTACCATTAATATTTTATGGTACGATGTATGCGATAACAAAACGACTGGAGCGTAATCACATTCTAATTGAag aCACTTATCAAAATGGAATTTCAACTTCTAACAATGCAAGCAGTTCAATTCCTAATTTACTCGACACGACAACAGAAGCTACACGCCCTCATGTACCTCTTTAA
- the LOC126763650 gene encoding osteopetrosis-associated transmembrane protein 1-like: MCSYSILMKITLLLFVVHHVLAENICDKYLRELAQKQSAFVQCSTLHSVPVSLCIGCEMQFSEMQGLYLLMREEKNCTEKFFDKDRINIVSTTQSILTGLWTKAYCDDCFASNNSDIFDTKRNKLEDCLRENKGKECVYCLTDYLDLNGFYVGLDKHNNGQVCYDLQDSMNRTRAHWSKDLDCCHREFDMLLFLITCGIVVLLPLLFYSSTYALTKRQERYHDILTEEPRYNAPSTSAMASSSVADLPSTSSTATCPRVPSKKNIIDIEEYTSSDDDDEYAEAKSTKIRNKMA; the protein is encoded by the exons atgtgTTCCTACAGTATTTTAATGAAGATAACTcttcttttatttgttgtacACCATGTCCTAGCagaaaat ATTTGTGACAAATATCTGCGCGAGTTAGCCCAAAAACAAAGTGCATTCGTGCAGTGCTCAACATTGCATTCAGTGCCGGTTAGCCTTTGCATAGGTTGTGAGATGCAATTTTCCGAAATGCAAGGCTTGTATTTGCTCATGCGCGAAGAGAAGAATTGCACAGAGAAGTTCTTTGATAAAGATCGCATCAACATTGTTTCTACAACACAATCGATACTGACCGGATTATGGACAAAGGCGTATTGTGATG ATTGCTTTGCTAGCAATAATTCGGATATATTTGACACAAAGAGAAATAAACTGGAAGATTGCCTACGCGAGAACAAAGGTAAAGAATGTGTATACTGTTTGACCGACTATCTGGATCTAAATGGATTTTATGTCGGTTTGGATAAACATAATAATGGACAAGTTTGTTACGATTTGCAGGATTcg ATGAATCGAACGAGAGCACACTGGTCCAAGGATTTAGATTGTTGTCATCGTGAATTTGATATGTTGCTCTTTCTTATTACGTGCGGCATTGTAGTCCTCCTACCATTATTATTTTACAGTAGCACATATGCTTTAACGAAACGACAGGAAAGATACCACGATATTTTAACTGAAG AACCAAGATACAATGCCCCATCTACAAGTGCAATGGCTAGCAGTTCCGTCGCTGATCTACCAAGTACATCATCAACGGCAACCTGTCCACGTGTTCCTTCAAAGAAGAACATAATAGATATTGAAGAGTATACATCCtccgatgatgatgatgaataCGCGGAggcaaaaagcacaaaaattcgTAATAAAATGGCATAA
- the LOC126763638 gene encoding YTH domain-containing protein 1: MKIMADLDAVHLGLDENEADIAEELQDFDDSFDTRSEASESGSESSVSQPSISSVSTTISSIGEKRKNKTKKKASKESEKKATTKRTSSPAVGAVNGKTSVGGKKKRSNEESSNKDESSTKTSESKGTSSKEKKSQKKASSSSKNSTTSVANSNGPANTSSGSVSAYANTSGNKSEASDAEDKPTTKTPFDSDSESEDSDSAANIKRNGRKPISKSASPEKKTQSGSTTSGKSYDYMTKLNYLFRGTHFFLIKSNNADNVAIAKNKNVWATLPQNEANLNQAFKESRNVLLIFSVNESGKFAGFARMSSQSRRDLSHPAWVLPPSISPKALGGIIELDWICRKELSFNCTSHLYNTWNESKPVKIGRDGQEIEPKVGSELCRLFPEDEKIEMTPILRKSKETAKMMREKGIRVSYRPPRSLSSRGSRGGAGSGFPSYRQGDRRAGSSGGPMRHRRTFSSGPHRPYKLPPLGMPPGGGFKRSSSPYRSSGSVGAGGSGGSRAGGGDTGLPSWDRYMNSAEAYMVDYMRSMHGQLPPLPFVPPFAQLPLSASGSGALPPPGPPSMYDQLPPPVRYYDGPPLPDYPPPQPIRPPPPGFDKAPSYEDFAAWKNAGLPTLPDGMPPGFPSFGSSAGTSASNGGNSGIGGSSSVGGSGGFSSSTNAINAGNTSGGPNSFRSNSQRSNNSNMMRPRERAGGRDYRGPSGGVSGGSGSRSGGNDRHFRAGGGSSGGARNYRDGRR; this comes from the exons ATGAAAATTATGGCTGACTTGGACGCAGTACACTTAGGATTGGACGAAAATGAAGCAGATATAGCCGAAGAGTTACAAGATTTCGACGACTCTTTTGACACAAGGAGCGAGGCGTCAGAATCAGGTTCGGAGTCTTCAGTCTCCCAGCCTAGTATTAGTTCTGTGAGCACGACTATATCGTCAATCGgtgaaaaacgtaaaaataaaacaaagaaaaaagctAGTAAAGAGAGTGAGAAGAAAGCAACTACGAAGCGTACATCTTCGCCGGCGGTCGGAGCTGTAAACGGAAAAACTTCTGTAGGTGGTAAGAAAAAACGAAGTAACGAAGAATCATCAAATAAAGACGAATCGTCAACTAAAACTTCAGAAAGTAAAGGTACCAGCAGTAAAGAaaagaaatcgcaaaaaaaagCTAGCAGTTCTAGCAAAAACTCTACTACTTCAGTAGCTAATAGTAATGGGCCGGCAAATACAAGTAGTGGGTCTGTATCGGCATACGCCAATACCAGTGGTAATAAAAGTGAAGCCAGTGATGCAGAAGACAAGCCTACAACGAAGACACCATTTGACAGCGATTCCGAATCAGAAGATTCTGATTCAGCAGCAAATATTAAACGTAATGGACGAAAGCCGATATCTAAGAGTGCTTCCCCCGAAAAGAAAACCCAAAGTGGGTCGACTACTAGTGGCAAATCGTATGATTATATGACTAAACTAAACTACTTGTTTCGGGGTACTCACTTCTTCCttattaaatcaaataatgcagacaatgttgccattgctaagaataaaaatgtttgggCTACACTACCACAAAATGAGGCAAATCTTAATCAAGCATTCAAGGAATCCCGGAATGTTTTATTAATCTTCTCCGTCAACGAAAGTG gaaaatttgcTGGGTTTGCCCGCATGAGTTCACAGTCGCGCAGAGATCTTTCTCATCCGGCATGGGTTTTACCACCTAGTATCTCTCCAAAGGCACTCGGAGGTATAATTGAGTTGGATTGGATATGTCGAAAAGAGCTGTCATTTAACTGTACTTCTCACCTATACAATACGTGGAATGAAAGTAAGCCGGTTAAAATTGGACGTGATGGCCAAGAAATTGAGCCCAAAGTAGGCTCAGAGCTATGTCGCTTATTCCCCGAAGATGAGAAAATCGAAATGACACCTATATTACGAAAATCGAAAGAAACTGCTAAAATGATGCGTGAAAAAGGAATTCGTGTCTCATATCGTCCACCGCGAAGTTTATCTTCTCGTGGTAGTCGCGGTGGTGCTGGCAGCGGTTTCCCGAGTTACCGCCAAGGCGACCGTCGAGCTGGTAGTAGTGGTGGTCCAATGCGACATAGGCGTACATTTAGTTCCGGACCTCATCGTCCTTATAAACTTCCACCACTCGGTATGCCACCGGGTGGCGGTTTTAAACGCTCATCCTCGCCATACCGCAGTAGTGGTAGCGTAGGTGCGGGTGGAAGTGGAGGATCACGTGCTGGTGGAGGCGATACTGGCTTGCCATCATGGGATCGGTATATGAATTCTGCCGAAGCATACATGGTAGACTACATGCGCTCCATGCATGGACAACTGCCTCCATTACCGTTCGTACCGCCATTTGCGCAACTTCCACTATCTGCTTCCGGTTCGGGTGCTTTACCGCCACCAGGTCCACCATCTATGTACGATCAATTACCGCCACCAGTGCGTTACTACGATGGACCACCACTGCCAGATTATCCTCCACCTCAGCCAATCAGGCCTCCACCACCTGGTTTTGACAAAGCACCATCCTATGAAGACTTCGCAGCATGGAAAAATGCCGGTTTACCCACGTTACCCGATGGTATGCCACCAGGTTTCCCGAGCTTTGGCAGCAGTGCTGGGACGTCAGCTTCCAATGGTGGTAACAGCGGTATTGGGGGCTCTAGCTCTGTCGGAGGTAGTGGTGGTTTTTCAAGTTCTACTAATGCTATTAATGCAGGCAACACATCAGGTGGTCCTAACAGTTTTCGTAGCAACAGCCAACGTTCCAACAACTCAAATATGATGCGTCCACGTGAACGAGCTGGTGGTCGTGACTACCGTGGACCTAGCGGTGGTGTAAGTGGTGGCTCCGGATCCCGCAGCGGTGGAAACGATAGACATTTCCGTGCTGGtggtggcagcagcggtggagCGCGTAATTACCGTGACGGTAGACGTTAA
- the LOC126763636 gene encoding ribosome biogenesis protein SPATA5L1 isoform X1: MKFDFDQKLTVLPLQIIEEFTFQKCLLPKEIFTKNELRPGVWMKCCVERTGFDTCYFLCQIYPRDINVNCCYLDYGVGTATLLEKGGILNSLEAIECQTGDSGQVAVTLEINEGFFKSRLRKLSTSMLTIALKQILTPLNLMIGCVVRNKSTRNLGISAIHIDSCINTNENSLFQLDSQTQLYINNIYISAKSNASEVKQFFKHGYEMVWKEIEDLLCNSRLRDMQIESNGIRPHLNALLIGAPGCGKTALLNAFVEQHKCNCFHISTENVLHEYPGEAEAQLRKEFENALYLTKHLKSKNPTIIIFENIDLLCPVSNNTSTTDAANSNRICVQLVKLLDELHNSNASILCIATSSNPSAINASVRRPGRFQHEITVDWPNEPTRKILFNAMFEFSQAKPFLTPKKLDVELLDLVGKRTQGFVAGDLALLVQNIEQNQVKQEKEFDIAHFVKLALNNVRPAAVHTADVRVYKFVDGFETIGGMNKLKRTMEVSILAGLRKQEKFRKFGLKLPKGLLLYGPPGCAKTTFAKCLAKEADMTFISIASADVYSPYVGAAEKFIVRIFDTARKNAPCLIFFDEIDTLAGRRPISSNSSSDVQVRILSTLLTEMDGVIDGSDENSQQILVVAASNRPDMIDDALLRPGRLSKHIYVPAPDLQSRISILQLIAKRMPFAADVNIKKIAEETELYTGADMCNLCNEAALLAFERLSVDSSEDDYKINAKEFDFALKNSKSSLSTNQLSLYTKFQKKIEAKSGE, encoded by the exons ATGAAGTTTGATTTTGATCAGAAACTAACCGTGTTACCTCTTCAAATAATTGAAGaatttacatttcaaaaatgcttGCTGCCCAaagaaatttttactaaaaacgaATTACGCCCAGGTGTTTGGATGAAATGTTGTGTTGAAAGAACGGGCTTTGACACCTGCTATTTTCTATGTCAAATTTATCCTCGAGATATTAACGTAAATTGTTGTTACCTAGACTATGGAGTTGGCACTGCAACTCTTTTAGAAAAAGGAGGCATATTAAACAGCCTAGAAGCGATAGAATGCCAAACAGGAGATAGTGGACAGGTTGCGGTAACGTTGGAAATTAATGAAGGTTTCTTTAAAAGTCGCCTACGCAAGTTGTCCACTAGCATGTTAACTATCGCCCTTAAGCAGATATTAACGCCACTTAATTTAATGATAGGATGTGTTGTGCGCAATAAAAGTACTCGAAATTTGGGGATATCTGCTATCCATATTGACTCTTgtataaatacaaatgaaaattcACTTTTCCAATTGGATAGCCAAACACAATTGTATATAAACAACATATATATTAGTGCCAAATCGAATGCATCGGAAGTAAAGCAATTTTTCAAACATGGTTACGAAATGGTTTGGAAAGAAATTGAGGATTTATTGTGTAATAGTAGGCTACGTGATATGCAAATCGAATCTAATGGCATTCGCCCGCATCTAAACGCCCTTCTTATCGGTGCACCAGGTTGTGGCAAAACAGCTTTACTGAATGCATTTGTCGAGCAGCATAAATGcaattgttttcatatttccaCGGAAAATGTTTTACACGAGTATCCTGGTGAGGCTGAAGCACAATTGCGCAAAGAATTCGAAAATGCTTTATATTTAACTAAACATCTGAAATCTAAAA atcctacgataattattttcgaaaatattgactTGTTGTGTCCCGTCTCGAATAATACATCTACCACGGATGCAGCCAACTCAAATCGTATATGCGTTCAATTGGTTAAGCTACTTGACGAACTTCATAATTCGAATGctagtatattatgtatagcGACTTCATCGAATCCAAGTGCCATAAATGCCAGCGTACGTCGACCTGGTCGTTTTCAACATGAAATCACCGTTGATTGGCCGAATGAGCCAAcacgcaaaattttatttaacgctATGTTCGAATTCAGTCAAGCAAAACCATTTCTGACGCCAAAGAAACTTGACGTTGAACTACTCGACTTAGTCGGCAAACGTACGCAAGGTTTTGTCGCAGGAGATCTGGCGCTATTGGTACAAAATATAGAACAAAATCAAGTAAAGCAAGAGAAAGAGTTCGACATTGCACATTTCGTAAAGTTAGCACTGAATAAT GTAAGACCTGCAGCGGTGCACACGGCCGATGTTCGAGTATATAAATTTGTGGACGGCTTCGAAACTATCGGTGGTATGAATAAGCTAAAACGTACAATGGAGGTTAGCATTTTGGCAGGTCTGCGTAAACAagaaaagtttagaaaattCGGACTAAAATTACCAAAag GTCTGCTGCTATATGGCCCACCGGGTTGCGCGAAAACGACCTTTGCGAAATGTCTAGCCAAAGAAGCGGATATGACGTTTATTTCTATAGCTAGCGCAGATGTTTATTCGCCTTACGTTGGCGCAGCAGAAAAGTTTATTGTACGAATTTTCGATACCGCACGAAAAAATGCACCTTgtcttatattttttgatgaaattg ATACGCTGGCCGGTCGACGACCCATTAGCTCAAATAGTTCAAGTGATGTGCAGGTACGTATACTCTCAACGCTATTGACTGAAATGGATGGCGTTATAGACGGTTCGGATGAGAACAGCCAGCAAATACTCGTCGTGGCAGCTAGTAATCGGCCAGATATGATTGATGATGCATTACTACGGCCTGGCCGTTTaagtaaacatatatatgtgccAGCACCGGATTTACAGTCGCGTATATCCATTTTACAGTTAATTGCGAAACGTATGCCCTTTGCAGCagatgtaaatataaaaaaaattgccgaaGAAACAGAGCTTTACACAGGCGCCGATATGTGCAATCTTTGCAATGAGGCTGCATTGTTAGCCTTTGAAAGATTGAGTGTGGATAGTAGTGAAGATGATTATAAAATTAACGCgaaagaatttgattttgctttgaaaaattcgaaatcttCACTCTCGACAAATCAGCTGAGCTTGTATacgaaatttcaaaagaaaatcgaGGCAAAATCAGGAGAATAG
- the LOC126763636 gene encoding ribosome biogenesis protein SPATA5L1 isoform X2 — MKFDFDQKLTVLPLQIIEEFTFQKCLLPKEIFTKNELRPGVWMKCCVERTGFDTCYFLCQIYPRDINVNCCYLDYGVGTATLLEKGGILNSLEAIECQTGDSGQVAVTLEINEGCVVRNKSTRNLGISAIHIDSCINTNENSLFQLDSQTQLYINNIYISAKSNASEVKQFFKHGYEMVWKEIEDLLCNSRLRDMQIESNGIRPHLNALLIGAPGCGKTALLNAFVEQHKCNCFHISTENVLHEYPGEAEAQLRKEFENALYLTKHLKSKNPTIIIFENIDLLCPVSNNTSTTDAANSNRICVQLVKLLDELHNSNASILCIATSSNPSAINASVRRPGRFQHEITVDWPNEPTRKILFNAMFEFSQAKPFLTPKKLDVELLDLVGKRTQGFVAGDLALLVQNIEQNQVKQEKEFDIAHFVKLALNNVRPAAVHTADVRVYKFVDGFETIGGMNKLKRTMEVSILAGLRKQEKFRKFGLKLPKGLLLYGPPGCAKTTFAKCLAKEADMTFISIASADVYSPYVGAAEKFIVRIFDTARKNAPCLIFFDEIDTLAGRRPISSNSSSDVQVRILSTLLTEMDGVIDGSDENSQQILVVAASNRPDMIDDALLRPGRLSKHIYVPAPDLQSRISILQLIAKRMPFAADVNIKKIAEETELYTGADMCNLCNEAALLAFERLSVDSSEDDYKINAKEFDFALKNSKSSLSTNQLSLYTKFQKKIEAKSGE; from the exons ATGAAGTTTGATTTTGATCAGAAACTAACCGTGTTACCTCTTCAAATAATTGAAGaatttacatttcaaaaatgcttGCTGCCCAaagaaatttttactaaaaacgaATTACGCCCAGGTGTTTGGATGAAATGTTGTGTTGAAAGAACGGGCTTTGACACCTGCTATTTTCTATGTCAAATTTATCCTCGAGATATTAACGTAAATTGTTGTTACCTAGACTATGGAGTTGGCACTGCAACTCTTTTAGAAAAAGGAGGCATATTAAACAGCCTAGAAGCGATAGAATGCCAAACAGGAGATAGTGGACAGGTTGCGGTAACGTTGGAAATTAATGAAG GATGTGTTGTGCGCAATAAAAGTACTCGAAATTTGGGGATATCTGCTATCCATATTGACTCTTgtataaatacaaatgaaaattcACTTTTCCAATTGGATAGCCAAACACAATTGTATATAAACAACATATATATTAGTGCCAAATCGAATGCATCGGAAGTAAAGCAATTTTTCAAACATGGTTACGAAATGGTTTGGAAAGAAATTGAGGATTTATTGTGTAATAGTAGGCTACGTGATATGCAAATCGAATCTAATGGCATTCGCCCGCATCTAAACGCCCTTCTTATCGGTGCACCAGGTTGTGGCAAAACAGCTTTACTGAATGCATTTGTCGAGCAGCATAAATGcaattgttttcatatttccaCGGAAAATGTTTTACACGAGTATCCTGGTGAGGCTGAAGCACAATTGCGCAAAGAATTCGAAAATGCTTTATATTTAACTAAACATCTGAAATCTAAAA atcctacgataattattttcgaaaatattgactTGTTGTGTCCCGTCTCGAATAATACATCTACCACGGATGCAGCCAACTCAAATCGTATATGCGTTCAATTGGTTAAGCTACTTGACGAACTTCATAATTCGAATGctagtatattatgtatagcGACTTCATCGAATCCAAGTGCCATAAATGCCAGCGTACGTCGACCTGGTCGTTTTCAACATGAAATCACCGTTGATTGGCCGAATGAGCCAAcacgcaaaattttatttaacgctATGTTCGAATTCAGTCAAGCAAAACCATTTCTGACGCCAAAGAAACTTGACGTTGAACTACTCGACTTAGTCGGCAAACGTACGCAAGGTTTTGTCGCAGGAGATCTGGCGCTATTGGTACAAAATATAGAACAAAATCAAGTAAAGCAAGAGAAAGAGTTCGACATTGCACATTTCGTAAAGTTAGCACTGAATAAT GTAAGACCTGCAGCGGTGCACACGGCCGATGTTCGAGTATATAAATTTGTGGACGGCTTCGAAACTATCGGTGGTATGAATAAGCTAAAACGTACAATGGAGGTTAGCATTTTGGCAGGTCTGCGTAAACAagaaaagtttagaaaattCGGACTAAAATTACCAAAag GTCTGCTGCTATATGGCCCACCGGGTTGCGCGAAAACGACCTTTGCGAAATGTCTAGCCAAAGAAGCGGATATGACGTTTATTTCTATAGCTAGCGCAGATGTTTATTCGCCTTACGTTGGCGCAGCAGAAAAGTTTATTGTACGAATTTTCGATACCGCACGAAAAAATGCACCTTgtcttatattttttgatgaaattg ATACGCTGGCCGGTCGACGACCCATTAGCTCAAATAGTTCAAGTGATGTGCAGGTACGTATACTCTCAACGCTATTGACTGAAATGGATGGCGTTATAGACGGTTCGGATGAGAACAGCCAGCAAATACTCGTCGTGGCAGCTAGTAATCGGCCAGATATGATTGATGATGCATTACTACGGCCTGGCCGTTTaagtaaacatatatatgtgccAGCACCGGATTTACAGTCGCGTATATCCATTTTACAGTTAATTGCGAAACGTATGCCCTTTGCAGCagatgtaaatataaaaaaaattgccgaaGAAACAGAGCTTTACACAGGCGCCGATATGTGCAATCTTTGCAATGAGGCTGCATTGTTAGCCTTTGAAAGATTGAGTGTGGATAGTAGTGAAGATGATTATAAAATTAACGCgaaagaatttgattttgctttgaaaaattcgaaatcttCACTCTCGACAAATCAGCTGAGCTTGTATacgaaatttcaaaagaaaatcgaGGCAAAATCAGGAGAATAG